Proteins encoded by one window of Romeriopsis navalis LEGE 11480:
- the cas2 gene encoding CRISPR-associated endonuclease Cas2, with protein sequence MPSVRDGFYLVCYDVVDNNRRNRIAKLLKGYGLRVQKSVFECMLNDDQLQMVQKRLHKYLQPEEDQVRFYPMSGHTRRKVMILGVQPDCEVDDDIFIA encoded by the coding sequence ATGCCGAGTGTGCGTGATGGGTTTTATCTGGTTTGTTATGACGTGGTGGATAACAATCGGCGCAATCGGATTGCGAAACTGCTGAAGGGCTATGGCCTGCGGGTGCAGAAGTCGGTGTTTGAGTGCATGTTGAATGATGACCAGTTGCAGATGGTGCAAAAGCGACTGCACAAGTATTTGCAGCCCGAAGAAGACCAGGTGCGGTTTTACCCAATGTCGGGGCATACCCGCCGTAAGGTGATGATTTTGGGTGTGCAACCGGATTGTGAAGTGGATGATGACATTTTTATTGCTTAG
- a CDS encoding DUF7682 family zinc-binding protein produces MARRSRKWRKRFSCGHRGFGKYCHRCDDRARQRDQAKRRDRDGRRSRETQGRNHGELSSQGLAGVDLRRLPQAICEQAQGIWRRIQAGVHPGAIGGKWLRGDRGLMRVPVGYRYRLLMRRGARGFEPTKLLSHESYNAVSRRNCG; encoded by the coding sequence ATGGCAAGACGCAGTCGCAAGTGGCGCAAACGGTTTAGTTGTGGGCATCGGGGGTTTGGCAAGTATTGTCATCGTTGTGACGATCGGGCGCGGCAACGCGATCAGGCGAAGCGGCGTGATCGGGATGGGCGGCGATCAAGGGAAACTCAAGGTCGTAATCACGGTGAGCTGTCGTCGCAAGGCTTGGCTGGGGTGGATTTGCGGCGATTGCCACAGGCGATTTGTGAGCAGGCGCAGGGGATTTGGCGGCGGATTCAGGCGGGGGTGCATCCGGGGGCGATCGGGGGAAAGTGGTTGCGGGGCGATCGCGGCTTGATGCGGGTGCCGGTGGGATATCGCTATCGGTTATTGATGCGGCGGGGTGCGCGGGGATTTGAACCGACGAAGCTGCTGTCCCATGAGTCTTACAATGCGGTGAGTCGGCGAAATTGTGGGTGA
- a CDS encoding pentapeptide repeat-containing protein has protein sequence MSSRLQYPTACALSDAMFQAHYAAGHRNFSDSVLIDVDLGAVEALRGVLLQNVDLRQVRNLRAVDLSYADLTGVNLSGMNLQGTNLQWAVLCGANLQGAQLSRANLAQANLSRADLRAVGLEFGRLDGANLVGACLDGADLHHAYLEGSNLPGVSIVAANLCEADLARSNLSRADLRRSNLTWVSLRGANLDEADLRHVNLSWADLDGTNLSLAHCESVQMRGVRLPLGSRIVG, from the coding sequence ATGTCGAGTCGTCTTCAGTATCCAACTGCTTGTGCTTTGAGCGATGCGATGTTTCAGGCACATTATGCGGCGGGCCATCGGAATTTTAGTGATTCGGTGTTGATTGATGTGGATTTGGGGGCGGTGGAGGCCCTGCGTGGGGTGCTGTTGCAGAATGTGGATTTGCGTCAGGTCCGCAATTTGCGGGCGGTGGATTTGAGTTATGCAGATTTGACGGGGGTGAATCTGAGTGGGATGAATTTGCAGGGGACGAATTTACAGTGGGCGGTGTTGTGTGGGGCGAATTTACAGGGGGCGCAGTTGAGTCGGGCGAATTTGGCCCAGGCGAATTTGAGTCGGGCCGACTTGCGCGCTGTAGGTTTAGAGTTTGGGCGATTGGATGGGGCGAATTTGGTGGGGGCTTGTTTGGATGGGGCAGATTTGCACCATGCCTATCTAGAGGGGAGCAATTTGCCGGGGGTGTCGATCGTGGCGGCGAATTTGTGTGAGGCGGATTTGGCTCGATCGAATCTTTCGCGGGCGGATTTGCGGCGATCAAATTTAACTTGGGTGAGTTTGCGGGGGGCGAATTTGGATGAGGCGGATTTGCGGCATGTAAATCTGAGCTGGGCGGATTTGGATGGGACGAATTTAAGTTTGGCCCATTGTGAATCTGTGCAGATGCGCGGTGTGCGGTTGCCGTTGGGCAGTCGGATAGTGGGGTGA
- a CDS encoding four helix bundle protein, whose amino-acid sequence MSRTFIQFHQELTVYQNAFDAAMQVNDLAGSIPADERESLRVPLVKRSRSVCIHLAQAWQQRRDLTLFSRALGEASVAVAQVQTWLEFAVMCGYVESEAGQALFGQYNQILKRLEQMITHADSWVF is encoded by the coding sequence ATGTCACGGACGTTTATTCAGTTCCACCAGGAGTTGACGGTGTATCAAAATGCGTTTGATGCGGCGATGCAGGTGAATGATTTAGCTGGATCGATTCCGGCGGATGAGCGGGAGAGTTTGCGGGTGCCGTTGGTGAAACGATCGCGTTCGGTTTGTATTCATTTGGCTCAGGCTTGGCAGCAGCGGCGGGATTTGACGTTGTTTAGTCGGGCGCTGGGGGAGGCGTCGGTGGCGGTGGCCCAGGTGCAGACTTGGCTGGAGTTTGCGGTGATGTGTGGCTATGTGGAGAGTGAGGCGGGGCAGGCGCTGTTTGGGCAATACAACCAGATTTTGAAGCGGTTGGAGCAGATGATTACCCATGCGGATAGTTGGGTGTTTTAG